In the genome of Podospora pseudocomata strain CBS 415.72m chromosome 7, whole genome shotgun sequence, the window GCGGCACAGCAGGTGACAGGTATGCCAGATGTGACTTGCCTCGAGATGTGCCAAGGGCTCAGGGACCTCTCTGGGGTTTCGTTACCTCATTTTGCAGATGTCGCCGACCAGTTGCAGCCTTGGATCACAGAGCCAGGGAGGTACGGAATGCCCTGCAAGTCGACGGCTCTGCTCACAACCTATTCCAGCTGTGCTCGCCTATGGGTGTGGCCCCCTCAAGCGGAATCTAAGCATCTTGGTGCAGTAGCTCATGCCGACACCCCCTGTCAAGGACGAGGAAGCAATGTCCATGTACCAGGAACACAATAGGAAAGAGGCGCTGTGCCTGGGGCTGGCTGTGCGGAACCATCTCGGTCGCTGGACTGCGCGGTATATAATACTACCGCTGGACCCAACAGCATCAAAAGGAGACACCCGATCAGCCCTCCCATGCATCGGCTTTCCGTTGATGAGCACCACCTCTCGATCAAGCACCCCGGCCATTCCACACGGGCAGGCAGCACACTCTCTGTGCCATCCAAACACCTAGCGGCTTGGTGCGGGATTCATTGAAGCCTCCCTTGTCCTGAACTTTGGGCGACAGCGCGGGACACCCACAGCGCCTGGTCAGCCGCTGATTTCCTCCATACGACAGCGGGATCCAATACTCGGTCCCTCGGCCGCTTCCCGCATGATACCACCCGGAGTGGCGGAAGCTGTTCACCGGTTGGCTCTTGGGAGACCTTGTTTCCCAAGCTACAGGTCTCAGTAGCATCGGAGCCTGCAGCATTCATGCCACAAGTCTGAAAGCAGTTGACACTCTCGCCTACTAGGGCAGGAATAGGAGAATTGCCCGGCACACGGGACAAAGCCTGCGAAAGACAGCTACTCGGTGCATCCGATACTTCGGCGACAGCTTTGTAGACGGCTCTGGGGAGCAATCCAGCTTGAGACGCGGCCAAAGAAACATATATAACACAGCAGGCACTGGACTGGGGTTTGCTGAAATGAGTTCCCATCGAGATCCCAGATTCACTCAAAACAAGCCCCAACGGAATCATCTACATGCACCGACAAACCAGGGCATGATACAACATAATAGCGAAGCCTTCTTCATCGATTACACCCCTGGTAACCCCGAGGTACGGCTGAAATTTCCTTGCCCGTTCAGTGGAGTTGGCCGTCCCTGGCAGGAGCCAGATGCCATTGCTCCGCCCATTCTTGGTGTGCAGACAAGGGGTAGTGGATTGACGAAACGGGGAGCATGAGGATAtatggtgatggggtggtcCGCCAGGAACTGAAAACCCGCCTTTGGAGAACAAAAGGGGGAAATGGAGAAGATGACAAGTCAGAAAAATGCCCCGAAGAAAGACAGACAGCTTGATTGACGATACTTGGCACAAGCATGTGCGTGATCAACAGCGAACCGGTTGGAAGGGTTcagagaaaaagggggcgaAGGGAGGACAATGCGCCATCAGGAGCTTCTTATGCCATTGGGGTCTAGACCCTCCTGAGGTAGGGGCGGGGCGGGAAATGATAGCATGCGGCGTGGCGTGCTGAATGTGCCTGACGATGGCCTCATTTTTTTGGCTCTGAATGCAAGAATGCGCTGACTTTTTGTAGCACCTAGTTGCCGGCGGCTATCACTCAACGTTCGGAGCCGGGGGCCTAGCCCGGCTTGGCCCGGAGTATCACCCCACAAACACGCCATCGGCCGCTAGCTCCTCAGCGTTTGGCCAACCAGACTATTCCTTCGCAACGGCCGGTAGCACCACCCTTTCTACGGCACGTGTCCGGTCACGAGAGCACCCCAACGTCTACCCCCTGAATACCAGCCAGCCGGCTTTTCCACCTGCTGCGACTCTGGTTGACTGGCGACTATCACCTTATACGACTGATGCCGTCTCTCCTAATGTTCCGGTCTCGATTGCGGCACACTCGctttccaccaccgctgGGGTGATTGGGTATGCATCACAGCCGAATGTGACCGATCCGTACATGGGCGATTATGTATCGCCCAccgctcctcttcctcctccgcaacagcCAGGCTTTGACTTTCAGCCGTGGCCAGCCGCCGTTGACGATGGCACCATGAGCCTCGGTACAGCATCGCCGAGCTCGCTCATGTCACCTGTGATGCAGAGCTACGAGATGGTTGCCAGCCCGACGGGATCTGGAATTGATGAGTCGAGCATGGGGATGTATGGGGGTGCGTCGGTGGAAAACTGGCAGTTGCCACCGCAACCGCCGTCTAGAACCGACAGCATGGAGATGGGAACCAGCAGCCcaggcggtggtggaaagcGGGCGAAACAGTACGCCGAGCAGAGCGGCGCATCACCGGTTACTGCAGCACCTAAGTCTGGTGCCGGtaacagcaccaccaccgctgcaAAGACGAAGCTACGCAGCGCCTCGAGAACGTCGAAGAATATGCAAACTCGTACCGAGGAAACCCCTCAGGAGCGCAAGTCTAGGAACTCGCACAATCTGGTTGAGAAGCAGTATCGGAACAGGCTGAACATGCAGTTTGAGATATTGATGAACACGCTCCCTGAATCGATGCGCTCGCCGACCACGACTGCTTCGGGGGCGGATTCGGATGTCGgacaggctggtggtggtcaagggGGGGCCGGGTTGGacttgggggagaggaggttgag includes:
- a CDS encoding hypothetical protein (EggNog:ENOG503P83B; COG:K) is translated as MSSHRDPRFTQNKPQRNHLHAPTNQGMIQHNSEAFFIDYTPGNPEHLVAGGYHSTFGAGGLARLGPEYHPTNTPSAASSSAFGQPDYSFATAGSTTLSTARVRSREHPNVYPLNTSQPAFPPAATLVDWRLSPYTTDAVSPNVPVSIAAHSLSTTAGVIGYASQPNVTDPYMGDYVSPTAPLPPPQQPGFDFQPWPAAVDDGTMSLGTASPSSLMSPVMQSYEMVASPTGSGIDESSMGMYGGASVENWQLPPQPPSRTDSMEMGTSSPGGGGKRAKQYAEQSGASPVTAAPKSGAGNSTTTAAKTKLRSASRTSKNMQTRTEETPQERKSRNSHNLVEKQYRNRLNMQFEILMNTLPESMRSPTTTASGADSDVGQAGGGQGGAGLDLGERRLSKAQVLDMSTRYIRSLEKEREKLEREREELLLGMAKMREAYEKDGTGGGKGKGAAG